A window of the Streptomyces luomodiensis genome harbors these coding sequences:
- a CDS encoding MoxR family ATPase has translation MTARSGDGGRDDDRPRSLPPASRDAASGRDGAGPVPEGDEPVPDSGFTIDYSGPAWYQQNPRPGPPPAPPAPDGPAPDAPASWRLFRGDGVARPAPLPPAPPWRRFGGAGRPGAAGHAPPPYLISPRHADVVNAALHLRRPLLVTGQPGTGKSSLAHAVAHELGLGEVLRWPVNSRSTVQDALYRYDAVGRLRETTMSRDHGRPEPDIGSFMRLGPLGTALVPGPRPRVLLIDELDKGDVDLPNDLLTVFEEGEFEIPELSRLSDEQPEVLVPTLRIDEKTVVVRGRVRCAEFPVVVITSNGERDFPPAFLRRCVRLELPPPDEHRLRAIVAAHLGEDALHEVDDLLQAFLRRRAPGELATDQLLNAVFLRAGGVDLDADGLLDAVLHRLSGAV, from the coding sequence ATGACGGCACGGAGCGGCGACGGCGGCCGGGACGACGACCGGCCCCGGTCCCTTCCCCCCGCGTCGCGGGACGCGGCCTCGGGCAGGGACGGCGCCGGCCCTGTGCCGGAGGGGGACGAGCCCGTTCCCGACAGCGGGTTCACCATCGACTACAGCGGTCCCGCCTGGTACCAGCAGAACCCCCGGCCGGGTCCGCCCCCGGCCCCGCCCGCCCCGGACGGCCCGGCCCCGGACGCGCCGGCGAGCTGGCGGCTCTTCCGCGGGGACGGCGTGGCACGCCCGGCGCCGCTGCCGCCGGCCCCGCCCTGGCGGCGGTTCGGCGGCGCCGGGCGTCCCGGGGCCGCCGGGCACGCCCCTCCGCCGTATCTGATCTCCCCCCGCCACGCCGACGTCGTGAACGCGGCGCTCCATCTGCGCCGCCCCCTGCTGGTCACCGGCCAGCCCGGCACGGGCAAGTCGTCGCTGGCCCATGCGGTGGCGCATGAGCTGGGCCTGGGCGAAGTGCTGCGCTGGCCGGTCAACAGCCGCTCCACCGTGCAGGACGCGCTCTACCGCTACGACGCCGTCGGCCGGCTGCGCGAGACGACCATGAGCCGGGATCACGGCCGCCCCGAGCCGGACATCGGCTCCTTCATGCGGCTCGGCCCGCTCGGCACCGCCCTGGTACCCGGACCACGGCCCCGCGTCCTGCTCATCGACGAGCTCGACAAGGGCGATGTGGACCTGCCGAACGATCTGCTGACGGTCTTCGAGGAGGGCGAGTTCGAGATCCCCGAGCTGTCGCGGCTCTCCGACGAACAGCCCGAGGTGCTCGTGCCGACGCTGCGGATCGACGAGAAGACGGTCGTGGTGCGCGGCCGGGTGCGCTGTGCGGAGTTCCCGGTCGTCGTCATCACCAGCAACGGCGAACGCGACTTCCCGCCCGCCTTCCTGCGCCGCTGCGTACGGCTGGAGCTGCCGCCGCCGGACGAGCACCGGCTGCGCGCGATCGTCGCCGCGCACCTGGGCGAGGACGCGCTGCACGAGGTGGACGACCTGCTCCAGGCGTTCCTGCGCCGCCGCGCGCCGGGCGAGCTGGCCACCGACCAGCTGCTGAACGCGGTCTTCCTGCGGGCGGGCGGCGTGGACCTGGACGCGGACGGGCTGCTGGACGCCGTGCTGCACCGGCTGAGCGGGGCGGTGTAG
- a CDS encoding trypsin-like peptidase domain-containing protein, with protein MEWFRPVPSPGQRPATVSVLSQFDREAVGSGVLLPHDRFLTCAHVVNCALGREDTTCAERPAQEVLKVLVHGPDGHAHACTARLAVWIPPGAANGVEWDGDLAVLDIVEPLPRDVRPPHWQAMAEGQSVRAWHGSGLHATVATARVISCDGRIGYVDGEGLSGVAIDHGYSGGPLWSGEAGAVVGLVAAALTPPHHPTNGTPLAYSPQHVARRSWGIPWQRIRAELARAGAEHVLGRPAPAAGERAVDPAHRALAAVLGRALADPQRRADCARTVAWRCGHHHRTDGSAPSVDEFARLLTTDARALPALAEVLHPAAPHAVAELLAAGRMSGVPRLLSPGELGELLGLLGEVPLGTAARFPSVVRAALPLAELPGALLAGADWDSPDRAVRTARLTALVEYLEGLRGDSRPVPEGTSVVPGLLRVVAYVAALCPPAPRDGLHRWSTAVAARLGIHQAALEERRADAHEWAERQRTPMAAPRVLVRLTTHPDGDGTRRYRLWLWCDEGAGPRRVSDGGDRLRTAAQAAEDILTVIEPLHRALPAGTRPVIELIVDREGLELPVDQWEWPGPAGLVPGVLGAEYPLVVTCPELVQRSGERFKAALRHRWARLDDGGAVHIDRSTGGKNGVYALLMDQLDAPLATVDGVPADVRVEIVQVCLAMGMPVVLWDRDKGGEAGSHAVRTVAGTPPRRLPETVRAYRAKTLGCPQSFPGRPVLAWADVDRDMPRLELADPTET; from the coding sequence ATGGAGTGGTTCCGCCCCGTCCCGTCCCCCGGACAGCGCCCGGCCACGGTCTCGGTCCTGAGCCAGTTCGACCGCGAGGCGGTCGGCTCCGGCGTGCTGCTGCCCCATGACCGCTTCCTGACCTGCGCGCACGTCGTCAACTGCGCGCTCGGCAGGGAGGACACGACCTGCGCCGAGCGTCCGGCGCAGGAGGTCCTGAAGGTGCTGGTGCACGGCCCGGACGGCCATGCGCACGCGTGCACGGCCCGGCTGGCCGTATGGATACCGCCGGGCGCGGCGAACGGCGTGGAGTGGGACGGCGACCTCGCCGTGCTCGACATCGTCGAGCCGCTCCCCCGCGATGTGCGGCCGCCGCACTGGCAGGCGATGGCCGAGGGGCAGTCCGTCCGGGCGTGGCACGGCAGCGGGCTGCACGCCACCGTCGCCACCGCGCGGGTGATCTCGTGCGACGGCCGGATCGGCTATGTGGACGGCGAGGGGCTGAGCGGTGTCGCCATCGACCACGGCTACAGCGGAGGGCCGCTGTGGTCGGGCGAGGCGGGCGCGGTGGTCGGCCTGGTGGCGGCCGCCCTCACACCCCCGCACCACCCCACCAACGGCACCCCGCTCGCGTACTCCCCGCAGCATGTCGCCCGGCGCAGCTGGGGCATCCCCTGGCAGCGGATCCGGGCCGAGCTGGCCCGCGCGGGCGCCGAGCACGTCCTCGGCCGGCCCGCGCCGGCGGCGGGCGAGAGGGCCGTCGACCCCGCCCACCGGGCGCTGGCCGCCGTCCTCGGCCGGGCGCTCGCGGACCCCCAGCGGCGGGCCGACTGCGCGCGCACCGTCGCCTGGCGGTGCGGCCACCACCACCGGACGGACGGCTCCGCCCCCTCGGTCGACGAGTTCGCGCGGCTGCTCACCACCGACGCCCGCGCGCTGCCCGCCCTCGCCGAGGTGCTGCACCCCGCCGCGCCGCACGCGGTGGCCGAACTCCTCGCCGCCGGGCGGATGTCCGGCGTGCCCCGGCTGCTCTCCCCCGGTGAGCTGGGCGAGTTGCTGGGGCTGCTGGGCGAGGTGCCCCTCGGGACGGCGGCCCGCTTCCCCTCCGTCGTACGGGCCGCGCTGCCGCTCGCCGAACTGCCCGGGGCGCTGCTGGCCGGGGCCGACTGGGACAGCCCGGACCGGGCCGTGCGCACGGCGCGGCTGACGGCGCTGGTCGAGTACCTGGAGGGGCTGCGCGGGGACAGCCGCCCGGTCCCGGAGGGCACATCGGTCGTCCCCGGGCTGCTGCGCGTGGTCGCCTATGTGGCGGCCCTGTGCCCGCCCGCCCCGCGCGACGGACTGCACCGCTGGAGCACGGCGGTCGCCGCCCGCCTCGGCATCCACCAGGCGGCCCTGGAGGAGCGCCGGGCGGACGCCCATGAGTGGGCGGAGCGGCAGCGGACGCCCATGGCGGCGCCCCGGGTGCTGGTACGGCTCACCACCCACCCCGACGGCGACGGCACCCGCCGCTACCGGCTGTGGCTGTGGTGCGACGAGGGCGCCGGGCCGCGGCGCGTCTCGGACGGCGGCGACCGGCTCCGCACCGCCGCGCAGGCGGCCGAGGACATCCTCACCGTGATCGAACCGCTGCACCGGGCGCTCCCGGCGGGCACCCGTCCGGTCATCGAACTCATCGTGGACCGCGAGGGGTTGGAGCTCCCGGTCGACCAGTGGGAGTGGCCGGGCCCGGCCGGTCTGGTCCCCGGAGTGCTGGGCGCGGAGTATCCGCTGGTGGTCACCTGTCCGGAACTGGTGCAGCGGTCCGGTGAGCGCTTCAAGGCGGCGCTGCGCCACCGCTGGGCGCGGCTGGACGACGGGGGCGCGGTGCACATCGACCGTTCGACGGGCGGGAAGAACGGGGTGTACGCGCTGCTCATGGATCAGCTGGACGCCCCGCTGGCCACCGTGGACGGCGTCCCGGCGGATGTCCGTGTCGAGATCGTGCAGGTGTGTCTGGCGATGGGGATGCCGGTCGTGCTCTGGGACCGGGACAAGGGCGGGGAGGCCGGCTCCCACGCCGTACGGACGGTCGCGGGCACCCCGCCGCGCCGGCTGCCCGAGACGGTGCGCGCCTACCGCGCCAAGACCCTCGGCTGCCCGCAATCCTTCCCGGGGCGGCCGGTACTGGCCTGGGCCGACGTCGACCGTGACATGCCGCGGCTGGAATTGGCCGATCCTACGGAGACGTGA
- a CDS encoding CU044_2847 family protein, with protein MTDYAEFALPDGTPVRLELTPVSTAPAPAAAPANGQGQGEGDGDGDGAKRQGPALPGGIGGVTPVARGPRAAAALAADGLRAVLRPLGPLLQEVHDAVSATANPPDEMQVQFGVQIGQDLKLGIVGANGQASMTISATWQRSGPSGSPTA; from the coding sequence GTGACGGACTACGCCGAATTCGCGCTCCCCGATGGCACCCCCGTACGCCTGGAACTGACGCCCGTAAGCACCGCACCCGCACCCGCCGCCGCCCCGGCCAACGGCCAAGGGCAAGGCGAAGGCGACGGCGACGGCGACGGCGCGAAGCGGCAGGGGCCCGCCCTGCCCGGCGGGATCGGAGGTGTGACCCCAGTGGCCCGGGGACCGAGAGCCGCGGCGGCGCTGGCGGCCGACGGCCTACGGGCCGTACTGCGGCCGCTGGGGCCGCTGTTGCAGGAGGTGCACGACGCCGTGTCCGCCACCGCGAATCCGCCCGATGAGATGCAGGTGCAGTTCGGGGTGCAGATCGGCCAGGACCTCAAGCTCGGCATCGTCGGGGCCAACGGCCAGGCGAGCATGACGATCTCGGCCACCTGGCAGCGGTCGGGTCCCTCGGGCTCCCCCACGGCCTGA
- a CDS encoding DNA-3-methyladenine glycosylase 2 family protein gives MHTDTDRCLRAARAKDARFDGWFFIAVVTTGIYCRPSCPVVGPKPENMRFLPSAAAAQQAGFRACKRCRPDASPGSPQWNERADLVARAMRLIADGVVDRDGVPGLAARLGYSTRQVERQLLAELGAGPLALARAQRAQTARLLIETSALPMADIAFAAGFASVRAFNETVREVFALTPTELRQRARRGPTSSVPGALTLRLPFRAPLCPDNLFGHLAATAVPGVEEWRDGAYRRTLRLPYGPGVVTLSPRPDHIACRLSLADLRDLAGAISRCRRLLDLDADPAAVDELLRTDPQLAPLVDKAPGRRVPRAVDADEFAVRAVLGQQVSTAAARTHAGRLVAAHGEPVADPAGGLTHLFPSVQALAGLDPEKLAMPRTRRATLTGLIGALAEGRVALGVGSDWDDARAGLGALPGLGPWTVEVIAMRALGDPDAFLPTDLGVRRAAAGLGLPATPGALTRHSARWRPWRAYAVQYLWATDDGHAINRLPAA, from the coding sequence ATGCACACCGACACCGACCGGTGCCTCCGCGCCGCACGGGCGAAGGACGCCCGCTTCGACGGGTGGTTCTTCATCGCCGTCGTGACCACCGGGATCTACTGCCGGCCGAGCTGTCCGGTCGTCGGGCCCAAGCCCGAGAACATGCGGTTCCTCCCCAGCGCCGCAGCCGCCCAGCAGGCCGGGTTCCGGGCCTGCAAGCGGTGCCGTCCGGACGCCAGTCCCGGCTCGCCGCAGTGGAACGAGCGCGCCGATCTCGTCGCACGGGCGATGCGGCTGATCGCCGACGGGGTGGTGGACCGGGACGGGGTGCCGGGCCTGGCGGCCCGGCTGGGCTACAGCACCCGGCAGGTCGAGCGGCAGCTGCTCGCCGAGCTGGGCGCGGGCCCGCTCGCGCTCGCCAGGGCGCAGCGGGCGCAGACCGCGCGGCTGCTCATCGAGACCAGCGCGCTCCCGATGGCGGACATCGCGTTCGCGGCCGGGTTCGCCAGCGTCCGCGCGTTCAACGAGACCGTACGGGAGGTCTTCGCGCTCACCCCGACCGAGCTGCGGCAGCGGGCCCGGCGCGGCCCGACGAGCAGCGTGCCGGGGGCGCTCACGCTGCGGCTGCCGTTCCGGGCGCCGCTGTGCCCGGACAACCTCTTCGGCCATCTGGCCGCCACCGCCGTCCCCGGCGTCGAGGAGTGGCGCGACGGCGCGTACCGGCGCACGCTGCGCCTGCCGTACGGGCCGGGCGTGGTCACCCTGAGCCCGCGGCCGGACCACATCGCCTGCCGGCTCTCCCTCGCCGACCTCCGCGACCTGGCCGGCGCGATCAGCCGCTGCCGGCGGCTGCTGGACCTCGACGCGGACCCGGCCGCCGTGGACGAGCTGCTGCGTACGGACCCCCAGTTGGCCCCGCTGGTGGACAAGGCGCCGGGGCGTCGGGTGCCGCGCGCGGTGGACGCGGACGAGTTCGCGGTGCGCGCCGTGCTCGGACAGCAGGTGTCCACGGCGGCGGCCCGTACTCACGCCGGCCGCCTGGTGGCGGCGCACGGCGAGCCGGTGGCGGACCCGGCGGGCGGGCTGACCCACCTCTTCCCGTCCGTTCAGGCCCTCGCCGGGCTGGACCCGGAGAAGCTGGCCATGCCCCGCACCCGCCGCGCCACGCTCACCGGGCTGATCGGCGCGCTCGCCGAGGGGCGGGTCGCGCTCGGGGTGGGCAGCGACTGGGACGACGCCCGCGCCGGCCTCGGCGCGCTGCCGGGGCTCGGCCCCTGGACCGTCGAGGTGATCGCGATGCGCGCCCTCGGCGACCCGGACGCCTTCCTCCCCACCGACCTCGGGGTGCGGCGCGCCGCCGCCGGCCTGGGGCTGCCCGCCACGCCCGGCGCCCTCACCCGCCACTCGGCGCGCTGGCGCCCCTGGCGCGCGTACGCCGTCCAGTACCTGTGGGCCACGGACGACGGCCACGCCATCAACCGCCTGCCCGCCGCCTGA
- a CDS encoding methylated-DNA--[protein]-cysteine S-methyltransferase, which translates to MQNRTHTVVDSPYGPLTLVATGPELSGLYMAEQRHRPPEETFGAPGDPEEAPFAETVRQLAAYFAGELTAFDLPLRLDGTPFQRRVWDELRRIPYGETWSYGRLADRIGQPAASRAVGLANGRNPIGIIVPCHRVVGSTGGLTGYGGGLDRKRRLLEFEARRQLPGLF; encoded by the coding sequence GTGCAGAACCGCACCCACACCGTCGTCGACAGCCCCTACGGCCCGCTCACCCTCGTGGCCACCGGCCCGGAGCTGTCCGGCCTCTACATGGCCGAGCAGCGCCACCGCCCGCCCGAGGAGACCTTCGGCGCGCCCGGCGACCCCGAGGAGGCCCCCTTCGCCGAGACCGTCCGTCAGCTCGCGGCCTACTTCGCGGGCGAGCTGACCGCGTTCGACCTGCCGTTGCGTCTGGACGGCACGCCCTTCCAGCGCCGCGTCTGGGACGAGCTGCGGCGCATCCCGTACGGCGAGACCTGGTCGTACGGCCGGCTGGCCGACCGGATCGGACAGCCGGCCGCCTCCCGCGCCGTGGGCCTGGCCAACGGCAGGAACCCGATCGGCATCATCGTCCCCTGCCACCGGGTCGTCGGCTCGACCGGCGGTCTCACCGGCTACGGCGGCGGCCTGGACCGCAAGCGGCGACTGCTGGAGTTCGAGGCCCGGCGGCAGCTCCCCGGTCTTTTCTGA
- a CDS encoding SIR2 family NAD-dependent protein deacylase, translating into MSSETTHRPLVAILSGAGISTDSGIPDYRGPQGLWRRDPEAEKLVTYEYYMTDPEIRRRSWRMRRDSQALHARPNGAHEAVARLERSGVPVRVITQNVDGLHQIAGMPARKVLELHGTARAVQCTHCRARSRMAEALERVAAGEADPACRECGGILKSATVMFGENLDPEVLTEAVAVAQACQIFIAVGTSLQVQPAASLAGLAAEHGARLIIVNAEPTPYDELADEVVREPISTALPALLDRIAQGR; encoded by the coding sequence ATGAGCAGTGAGACGACGCACCGGCCACTGGTGGCGATCCTGAGCGGGGCGGGCATCTCCACCGACTCCGGAATCCCCGACTACCGCGGCCCGCAGGGGCTGTGGCGGCGCGATCCCGAGGCCGAGAAGCTCGTGACGTACGAGTACTACATGACCGACCCGGAGATCCGGCGCCGCTCCTGGCGGATGCGGCGCGACAGCCAGGCGCTGCACGCCCGGCCCAACGGGGCGCACGAGGCCGTCGCCCGGCTGGAGCGCTCGGGGGTGCCGGTGCGGGTGATCACCCAGAACGTGGACGGGCTGCACCAGATCGCCGGGATGCCCGCCCGCAAGGTGCTCGAACTGCACGGCACCGCGCGGGCCGTGCAGTGCACCCACTGCCGGGCGCGGTCCCGGATGGCGGAGGCGCTGGAGCGGGTCGCGGCGGGGGAGGCGGATCCGGCGTGCCGGGAGTGCGGCGGAATCCTGAAGTCGGCCACGGTGATGTTCGGGGAGAACCTCGATCCGGAGGTGCTGACCGAGGCGGTCGCGGTGGCGCAGGCGTGCCAGATCTTCATCGCGGTCGGCACCAGCCTCCAGGTCCAGCCCGCGGCCTCGCTCGCCGGTCTGGCCGCCGAGCACGGTGCCCGGCTGATCATCGTCAACGCCGAGCCGACGCCGTACGACGAGCTCGCGGACGAGGTCGTCCGCGAGCCCATCAGCACGGCCCTGCCCGCCCTGCTGGACCGCATCGCCCAGGGCCGCTGA
- a CDS encoding ADP-ribosylglycohydrolase family protein, with translation MALSGSALADRIHGGWLGRIAGNMLGKPIERGDVWTRDRIDRYLRRAGALPLTDYLPALEPPPDPVEFELRPEWQECVRGRINGSCRDDDIDYSVLGLHLLETHGFGFTTEQVGEVWLLRLPYLQTFTAERAAYRNLTAGVRPPLSATLDNPYQEWIGALIRADVHGWVNPGDPHRAAAMARRDAVLSHSGNGVYGAMWAAALIAAAFTADGPHAAVDSALDHVPPRCRLARTVRRAVSLHDAGVAWASALGQLERENAGLPWIHVVPNAAVLTAGLLYGAGDFTTTIALTVRGGLDTDSNGATAGSVAGVLCGAAAIPPQWAEPLADRVRSAVFGFDGARISDLAARTHRLALSADR, from the coding sequence ATGGCCCTCAGCGGGAGCGCACTGGCGGACCGTATCCACGGCGGCTGGCTCGGCCGGATCGCCGGGAACATGCTCGGCAAACCCATCGAACGCGGCGACGTCTGGACCCGCGACCGCATCGACCGCTATCTGCGCCGCGCCGGGGCCCTCCCGCTCACCGACTACCTCCCCGCCCTGGAGCCGCCGCCCGATCCGGTGGAGTTCGAGCTGCGCCCCGAGTGGCAGGAGTGCGTGCGCGGCCGGATCAACGGCAGCTGCCGCGACGACGACATCGACTACTCCGTCCTCGGCCTGCACCTGCTGGAGACCCACGGCTTCGGCTTCACCACCGAACAGGTCGGCGAGGTGTGGCTGCTGCGGCTGCCGTACCTCCAGACGTTCACCGCCGAGCGGGCCGCCTACCGCAACCTCACGGCCGGGGTGCGGCCACCGCTCAGCGCGACCCTCGACAACCCCTACCAGGAGTGGATCGGCGCCCTGATCCGCGCCGATGTCCACGGCTGGGTCAACCCCGGCGATCCGCACCGGGCCGCCGCGATGGCCCGGCGCGACGCGGTCCTCTCCCACAGCGGCAACGGGGTGTACGGGGCGATGTGGGCGGCCGCGCTGATCGCCGCCGCGTTCACGGCCGACGGTCCGCACGCCGCCGTCGACAGCGCCCTGGACCACGTCCCGCCGCGCTGCCGCCTGGCCCGTACGGTGCGCCGGGCGGTGTCCCTGCACGACGCGGGCGTGGCGTGGGCGTCCGCGCTCGGTCAGCTGGAGCGGGAGAACGCCGGGCTGCCCTGGATCCATGTGGTCCCCAACGCCGCCGTCCTCACGGCCGGGCTGCTCTACGGCGCGGGCGACTTCACCACGACGATCGCCCTGACCGTGCGCGGCGGCCTGGACACCGACTCCAACGGCGCGACGGCCGGGTCGGTCGCGGGCGTGCTGTGCGGTGCGGCCGCCATCCCGCCGCAGTGGGCCGAGCCGCTGGCGGACCGGGTGCGCAGCGCCGTCTTCGGCTTCGACGGCGCCCGCATCAGCGACCTGGCGGCCCGCACGCACCGGCTGGCGCTCTCGGCGGACCGCTAG
- a CDS encoding glycerate kinase encodes MATPPKRVLIAADKFKGSLTAVEVAERVTAGLRRGAPRGGEGLRIEALPVADGGDGTVDAAVAAGFERRTARVTGPLGGPVTAAYALRGSTAVVEMAEASGLRHLPEGVFAPLTATTYGSGELLRAALDAGARTIVFGVGGSATTDGGAGMLGALGARFLREDGTPVAPGGGALRDLATADLSGLDPRLADTEIVLASDVDNPLTGPKGAAAVYGPQKGASEDDVAALDAALAHYARVLERAVGTPAAEYALAPGAGAAGGIGYGALLGLGAAFRPGIEVMLDVLGFATALAGADLVITGEGSLDEQTLHGKAPAGVAAAARARGIEVVAVCGRLALAPAALGSAGIRRAYALTDLEPDPSRCIAEAGPLLERTAQRLAADFLT; translated from the coding sequence CTGGCGACGCCCCCGAAACGCGTACTGATCGCCGCGGACAAGTTCAAGGGCTCGCTCACGGCCGTCGAGGTCGCCGAGCGCGTCACGGCGGGGCTGCGCCGTGGCGCGCCCCGCGGCGGCGAGGGGCTGCGGATCGAGGCGCTGCCCGTCGCCGACGGGGGCGACGGCACGGTGGACGCGGCGGTCGCGGCCGGGTTCGAACGGCGCACGGCGCGGGTCACCGGGCCGCTGGGCGGACCGGTGACGGCGGCGTACGCGCTGCGCGGGTCCACGGCGGTGGTGGAGATGGCCGAGGCGTCCGGGCTGCGCCATCTGCCGGAGGGGGTGTTCGCGCCGCTCACCGCGACCACGTACGGCAGCGGGGAGCTGCTGCGCGCGGCGCTCGACGCGGGCGCCCGCACGATCGTCTTCGGCGTCGGCGGGAGCGCCACGACCGATGGCGGCGCGGGGATGCTCGGCGCGCTCGGCGCGCGCTTCCTGCGCGAGGACGGTACGCCCGTCGCACCGGGCGGGGGCGCGCTGCGCGACCTCGCCACGGCCGATCTGTCCGGCCTCGACCCGCGCCTGGCCGATACCGAGATCGTCCTGGCCAGCGATGTCGACAACCCGCTGACCGGCCCGAAAGGCGCGGCGGCGGTCTACGGCCCGCAGAAGGGCGCGAGCGAGGACGATGTGGCGGCCCTGGACGCCGCCCTCGCCCACTACGCCCGGGTCCTGGAGCGCGCGGTGGGGACCCCGGCCGCCGAGTACGCCCTGGCGCCCGGCGCGGGCGCGGCGGGCGGCATCGGCTACGGCGCGCTCCTCGGCCTGGGCGCGGCCTTCCGCCCCGGTATCGAGGTGATGCTCGACGTCCTCGGCTTCGCGACCGCGCTGGCGGGCGCGGACCTGGTGATCACGGGCGAGGGCTCGCTGGACGAGCAGACCCTCCACGGCAAGGCCCCGGCGGGCGTCGCGGCGGCGGCCCGCGCGCGGGGCATCGAGGTGGTCGCGGTCTGCGGCCGTCTGGCCCTCGCCCCGGCGGCCCTGGGCAGCGCGGGCATCCGCCGCGCCTACGCCCTCACCGACCTGGAACCGGACCCGTCCCGCTGCATCGCCGAGGCGGGCCCCCTCCTGGAACGCACGGCACAACGCCTGGCGGCGGACTTCCTGACCTGA
- the pssA gene encoding CDP-diacylglycerol--serine O-phosphatidyltransferase: MTVIDPDTQAAWVPEAEVDTVDETDDMPLSTRLSIADTLTLGNATCGFLAVYFTTTGVLIPHLTGSEDGGMTRHSAASAVMLMLLASVFDLFDGLVARKLRSSAMGAELDNLSDLISFGLAPAYFVLVWGMVSDDAYQRVSVVGAIVVLLAVVLRLARFSCVTLRDGVFQGMPSPFGALTVVSVVLLGLPFVPTLLAIIGVAWLMVSRVEYPKPRGRLAVAMLSWIVTSMALLAAWAFEAPGGELLLQSACALQVVMGAVIPLFATARRVNAFRDNRREARAAQLP; encoded by the coding sequence TTGACCGTGATTGATCCCGATACCCAGGCCGCCTGGGTCCCCGAGGCCGAGGTGGACACCGTCGACGAGACGGACGACATGCCGCTGTCGACACGGCTGTCGATAGCCGACACGCTGACCCTGGGCAACGCCACCTGTGGCTTCCTCGCGGTCTACTTCACCACCACCGGTGTCCTCATCCCGCACCTCACGGGCAGCGAGGACGGCGGCATGACCCGGCACAGCGCGGCCTCGGCCGTGATGCTGATGCTGCTCGCCTCCGTCTTCGACCTCTTCGACGGGCTGGTCGCGCGGAAGCTGCGCAGCTCGGCGATGGGCGCGGAGCTGGACAACCTCTCCGACCTGATCAGCTTCGGGCTGGCCCCCGCGTACTTCGTCCTGGTCTGGGGCATGGTCTCGGACGACGCCTACCAGCGGGTCTCGGTGGTGGGCGCGATCGTGGTGCTGCTGGCGGTGGTGCTGCGCCTGGCCAGATTCTCCTGTGTCACCCTGCGTGACGGCGTCTTCCAGGGCATGCCGAGTCCCTTCGGCGCCCTCACGGTCGTCTCGGTGGTCCTGCTGGGCCTGCCGTTCGTGCCGACGCTGCTCGCGATCATCGGCGTCGCCTGGCTGATGGTGAGCCGGGTGGAGTACCCCAAGCCGCGCGGCCGGCTCGCGGTGGCCATGCTCAGCTGGATCGTGACCAGCATGGCGCTGCTGGCGGCCTGGGCCTTCGAGGCCCCCGGCGGTGAGCTGCTGCTCCAGTCGGCCTGCGCCCTCCAGGTCGTCATGGGCGCGGTGATCCCCCTGTTCGCCACGGCCCGCCGGGTCAACGCCTTCCGCGACAACCGCCGCGAGGCGAGGGCGGCCCAGCTGCCCTAG
- a CDS encoding phosphatidylserine decarboxylase, translating into MPHSHSSAQRDSLVGLRLARGASPWLLPTVATAAVSLARARRSGRWTAVAVPATALAAGMLWFFRDPEREITQGRVISPADGVVQSIMPWKDGRTRVAIFMSPLNVHVNRAPLAGTVTSVEHIPGGFVPAFNKESENNERVVWHFDTELGDIEMVQIAGAVARRIVPYVPQGTKVEQGERIGLIRFGSRVDIYLPEGVDVAVEVGQATTAGVTRLDRD; encoded by the coding sequence ATGCCCCACAGCCATTCCTCTGCACAACGCGACAGCTTGGTCGGTCTACGCCTCGCGCGCGGAGCGTCGCCGTGGCTCCTCCCGACCGTCGCCACCGCGGCGGTCAGTCTTGCCCGGGCCCGCCGCTCCGGACGCTGGACGGCGGTCGCCGTGCCCGCCACCGCGCTCGCGGCGGGCATGCTGTGGTTCTTCCGCGACCCTGAGAGAGAGATCACCCAAGGCCGGGTGATCTCTCCGGCCGACGGTGTGGTGCAGAGCATCATGCCGTGGAAGGACGGACGTACCCGCGTCGCCATCTTCATGAGCCCGCTCAATGTGCACGTCAACCGCGCCCCGCTGGCCGGCACGGTGACCTCCGTGGAGCACATCCCCGGTGGCTTCGTACCCGCCTTCAACAAGGAGAGCGAGAACAACGAGCGGGTCGTCTGGCACTTCGACACCGAGCTCGGCGACATCGAGATGGTCCAGATCGCCGGTGCGGTCGCCCGGCGTATCGTGCCCTACGTGCCCCAGGGCACCAAGGTCGAACAGGGTGAGCGGATCGGTCTGATCCGTTTCGGCTCGCGCGTCGACATCTACCTCCCCGAGGGTGTGGATGTCGCGGTCGAGGTCGGCCAGGCCACCACCGCGGGGGTGACTCGCCTTGACCGTGATTGA